Proteins encoded by one window of Streptomyces sp. ALI-76-A:
- a CDS encoding GNAT family N-acetyltransferase → MGVAIRTAGEEDRDLVIRLLDEAFQDDPVSGWVFPGDEYRRTTHHRLMAAFTDIVLADGRIDLTEDGSACALWLSVSADEHADEEGPALVREAVDPQNERVELIGRLTADVHPSERAHAYLWMIGVSPERQGEGLGTALITSVLDRCDREGVPAYLEASNARSRTLYERLGFTVVDRPLDLPDGPRMWPMWREPQAR, encoded by the coding sequence ATGGGAGTGGCGATACGGACGGCCGGCGAGGAGGACCGGGACCTGGTGATCCGGTTGCTCGACGAGGCCTTCCAGGACGATCCGGTGAGCGGCTGGGTCTTCCCCGGGGACGAATACCGTCGTACGACACACCACAGGCTGATGGCCGCGTTCACCGACATCGTGCTCGCCGACGGCCGGATCGACCTCACCGAGGACGGCTCGGCCTGCGCGCTGTGGCTGTCGGTGTCCGCCGACGAGCACGCCGACGAGGAGGGCCCCGCCCTCGTGCGCGAGGCCGTGGACCCGCAGAACGAGCGCGTCGAACTGATCGGCCGGCTCACCGCCGACGTCCACCCCTCGGAGCGGGCCCACGCCTATCTGTGGATGATCGGGGTGTCCCCCGAGCGACAGGGCGAGGGCCTCGGCACCGCGCTGATCACCTCGGTCCTCGACCGTTGCGACCGCGAAGGAGTGCCCGCCTACCTGGAGGCGAGCAACGCCCGCAGCCGCACGCTGTACGAGCGTCTCGGCTTCACCGTCGTGGACCGTCCCCTCGACCTGCCCGACGGTCCGCGGATGTGGCCGATGTGGCGTGAGCCGCAGGCCCGTTAG
- a CDS encoding TetR family transcriptional regulator — protein sequence MASNPERRAALVDAGVEVLAREGARGLTFRAVDAEAGVPVGTASNYFTGRDDLLRQIDARLHERLAPDPEVLSDLLNRPRDRPLVSAFMHDLMARATRDRTGYLALLEMRLEATRRPGLRASFTASVRGDLEYGMEFHRATGLPGGDETVAVLYLAMLGLLLEHLTLPGVLDGVLPGVSVPDGLVERIVAAVVPEGPGA from the coding sequence ATGGCCAGCAATCCGGAGCGCCGTGCCGCGCTCGTCGACGCCGGCGTCGAGGTGCTCGCCCGCGAGGGAGCGCGCGGGCTGACGTTCCGCGCGGTGGACGCGGAGGCGGGGGTGCCGGTGGGCACGGCCTCGAACTACTTCACCGGGCGGGACGACCTGCTGCGGCAGATCGACGCCCGGCTGCACGAGCGGCTCGCACCGGACCCCGAGGTGCTCAGTGACCTGCTGAACAGGCCACGGGACCGGCCGCTGGTCTCCGCCTTCATGCACGACCTCATGGCCCGCGCGACCCGGGACCGCACCGGCTATCTCGCCCTGCTGGAGATGCGCCTGGAAGCCACCCGCCGCCCCGGACTGCGCGCCTCCTTCACCGCGTCGGTGCGCGGCGACCTGGAGTACGGCATGGAGTTCCACCGCGCCACCGGGCTGCCCGGCGGCGACGAGACCGTTGCCGTGCTCTATCTGGCGATGCTCGGACTGCTCCTGGAGCATCTGACCCTGCCGGGCGTCCTGGACGGCGTCCTGCCCGGGGTGAGCGTCCCGGACGGGCTGGTGGAGCGGATCGTGGCGGCGGTGGTTCCGGAGGGGCCGGGTGCCTAA
- a CDS encoding dihydrofolate reductase family protein: MRKLTYFIACSIDGFIGDPGGDATYMYSFAEGEFFEFLTTEYPETVFTQGRRALGIDDRPNRRFDTIIQGRASYDLSLKDGVTSPYAHLRQYVASRTLRESPDPHVEIVADDLVGTVRRLKAEEGELGIYLCGGSVLAGELLDEIDELVIKTYPVVQGSGMPMFGSGFAVTDFQLDDVRAFKNGTLVRTYSRKR; encoded by the coding sequence TTGCGCAAGCTCACGTACTTCATCGCCTGCTCGATCGACGGGTTCATCGGGGACCCGGGCGGCGACGCGACGTACATGTACTCCTTCGCCGAGGGCGAGTTCTTCGAGTTCCTCACGACCGAGTATCCGGAGACCGTGTTCACCCAGGGGCGTCGGGCCCTCGGCATCGACGACCGGCCGAACAGGAGGTTCGACACGATCATCCAGGGCCGGGCCAGCTACGACCTGTCCCTCAAGGACGGTGTCACCAGCCCGTACGCCCATCTGCGGCAGTACGTCGCCTCACGCACCCTGAGGGAGTCGCCCGACCCGCACGTCGAGATCGTCGCGGACGACCTGGTCGGCACGGTGCGCCGGCTGAAGGCGGAGGAGGGCGAGCTCGGCATCTACCTGTGCGGGGGTTCGGTGCTCGCGGGAGAGCTGCTGGACGAGATCGACGAACTGGTCATCAAGACGTACCCGGTCGTGCAGGGCTCGGGCATGCCGATGTTCGGGTCCGGCTTCGCGGTCACCGACTTCCAGCTGGACGACGTCCGGGCGTTCAAGAACGGCACTCTGGTGCGGACGTACAGCAGGAAACGCTGA